CGCGGCACCCCGCCCCGCCGGGGGTGGAGCTGCCGGCGCCAGGCCGCCGGCAGGACGAAGGTGTCCTCGTCGGGGACCGCGTCCACGGCCGGGGCCGCACCGGTGACGGCGTCCACCGGAGCACCGTCCGCCGACGGCTCCACGGTCGCGGCCAGTCCGGGCGCCGCAGTCGCCACCCCGACCTCGCGATACCCCTTGCGTTCCTTCTCCGCGATCGTCCTGGCGACCTGTGCGTCCGCCGCCTGCGCGGAGGCGTACTCCTTCGACTGCGTACGCCCGTCGCTCCCGCACCGCCCGTACCGCACGGTCACCACGGCACCTTCGGCGCCGGTCTCCCAGAACTTCGACGCAGTGCCCTCGACAAACTCCCAGCGGCGCACGGAACCGCCCCCCTTCACACCCCGGACCACCCGCTCCACCGCGGGTTTCGTTCAGTGGGGCAACCCTAGAACCAGCCACTGACAACGCGACGGACAGGGAGGGACAGCGCGGAGAGCTCCCCGCGGAAGGGCGGGGAGAGGACCCCTCGGAAGGGCGGAACGGCTCAGGAAGCGGGCACGGCCCTCGGCCGGCCGGCGGGCGCCCAGGACGGAGTCACGCCCGTCACCTGGCACACCATGAGGAAGAGCGGAATGGGCGGGGTGTAGGGCGTACGGCTGTCCGGTGTGTGGATGAGCCGGGGCCGCACCGACGGGACACAGGCTCCGGCGGCGTACGCGACCTGTTCGGGCCAGTCCAGGTCGAGGTCCGAGCCCGCCGGAACGATCCACCACCAGCGGTCGGCGTCGGCGTACACGCATCCGGTGCGCGGCAGGTGGGACATCAGCCGGAAGCCGTAGCGCGCGGGCACCCCCACCGCGTCACAGCCGAGACTGGCCGAGAGCGTGGGCGGCAGCGGAAGCCTCACCCGGCCCCCGCCGCCCTGCTCGGGCACCCGGGAGCGGCGCGCTCCGCGCAGATGGGACATGGCGTTCTTCAGCATGACTGCTCCGTGCCGTGCGGCAGTTCTGCCCAGACGATGCGCCCCGAGCCGTCTCCGGCGTCGTGGGACCCCCAGGCGCTGCTCATCGCGTCGACGAGCAGCAGGCCGCGTCCGTGTTCGTCGTCGGCGGTGCGGCACAGCCGTGGCCCGCCGGGTTGGTGGCCTTGGTCCTGCACGGCTATGCGCAGGCGCCGGTCGAGACGTCTGAGCTCACACACGACGCGGGAACTCGCCGTGTGCACGACCGCGTTGGTGACCAGTTCGGAGACGATGAGGACCGCCGCCTCGTGGGCGTCCCCGGGCAGACGCCAGGTGTCCAGCCGGTCTCGCGTCAGCCGTCTCGCACCGGCCACCGACTCCGGCTGAGCGGGCAGGGCGAAGCAGTAACGGAGCGCTTCCGTCCCGGGGCTGAGGTCCACGAGCCGGGGGATGAGCGCACTGCCAGGTGCCACGACCGATTCCTCACAGTGGGGGCTGCGTCACGCTTCGCACCTTCGTGAAAAGGGGCGGACGTGACCATGCGAACTGGTTCACTGCCCAACTCTCCCTCCGACGCGGACACTTGGCAAGGGGCACTCTGAAAATTGCAGAGTGACAGTGTCCTTGCCGCCACCCGCATGGCACACTGCTCGACAAACAGCGCATGGGGAGGTCTGAAGTGAGCGAACCGCGGTCCGCCCCGACCGTGGGCCAAGTCGTCCTCGGCAAGCGCCTGCAGGATCTGCGGGAGCGCGCAGGTCTGAGCCGCGACCAGGCCGCCAGAGTGCTCCGGGTCGCTCCCGCGACCATACGCAGGATGGAGACGGCCGAGGTCGGGCTCAAGATCCCCTA
The Streptomyces sp. NBC_00234 DNA segment above includes these coding regions:
- a CDS encoding ATP-binding protein, producing the protein MAPGSALIPRLVDLSPGTEALRYCFALPAQPESVAGARRLTRDRLDTWRLPGDAHEAAVLIVSELVTNAVVHTASSRVVCELRRLDRRLRIAVQDQGHQPGGPRLCRTADDEHGRGLLLVDAMSSAWGSHDAGDGSGRIVWAELPHGTEQSC